Part of the Synechococcus sp. MU1643 genome, ACGCGCTGATCACCCCGTGCCACCGGATTCCCGAGCTTGGGAATGCCCAGGTTCGACAAGGTGAGCACCGTGCCGGGCTGGGTGCCGGCAGGGATGTCCAGCTCCTTACTGCCGTCCACCGTTTCCACCTCGATGGTGTCGCCAAGAATCGCCTGGAGGTAGCTGACCTTGACCTCCGAAAAGATGTTCAGACCATCCCGCTGCAAGCGCGGGTGATTTCGAACGGTGAGGAAGACGTAAAGGTCACCGGACGGGCCTCCCCGGGGTCCCGCGTTGCCTTCGCCAGTCACGCGAAGCCGTGTTCCGGTGTCCACTCCAGCAGGAATGTTGATCCGCAGCTTCTTGCGCACCTGTTTGACACCCTGACCTCCACAGGACCCGCAGGGATCCGAAATCACCTGGCCAGTGCCCCCACAGGTGGGGCACTCGGCGACCTGAGTGAAGCTGCCGAAGGGAGTCCGCGTAGCACGGCGCACCTGCCCCGCGCCGCCACAGGTGCCGCAGGTAGTGGGCCCACTTCCCGCTTTGGCACCGCTGCCGCCGCAGGTGTCGCAGGTCTCCAGATGCGGGATCTTGATCTCCTGCTCCTGACCGAACACCGCCTGCTCGAAATCGATCGTCAGGTCGTAACGAAGGTCATCCCCCTGCTGGGGGCCCTGACGCCGCGGCCGCCCACCCCCGGCACCGCCGGGTCCACCGAAGCCCTGGAAAAACGTCTCGAACAGATCCGCGAATCCGCCCATGTCGCCCATGTCCTGAGCACCGGCCGCACCACCAAGACCGGCTTCACCGAACTGGTCGTAACGGGCCCGTGTCTGGGGATCACTGAGCACCTCGTAGGCGCGGCCAATTTCCTTAAAACGGTCTTCAGCGCCGGGATCCTTATTGATATCGGGGTGGTACTGACGCGCCATGCGCCGATAAGCCTGCTTGAGGCTGTCGGGATCCACATCTCGGCTGACGCCGAGCAGGTCGTAGAAGTCGGCCATCAGGCCTCCTCCACCGTCTGATCCGGTGCTGCCTCAGCAGGCGCTGAGGCTGGATCGGATGGTCCTGGACCCATCGACACCTTCACCATGGCGTGGCGCAACACACGACCATCGCGGTGGTAGCCCCGCTGAAGCTCCTCACACACCACATCCTCAGCGAACTCGCTGCTTTCCTCGCGCAACACGGCCTCATGCAGGTTCGGGTCGAACTCCTGACCGACCACCTCCATCCGGGCTACCCCCTGCTGCTTCAGCACCTCCACCAATTGCTTGTAGAGACCCTGATAACTGCGATGCAGCGCCTGGGCTTCTTCCCCTTCGGGATTGAGCTGCTGACGGGCCCGCTCGAAGTTATCGACCACCGGAAGGATTTCGGTGAGGGTCGAGCAGACCAGTTGCTGACGCATGTCGTCCTGGTCGCGGCTCTGGCGCTTGCGGAAGTTGTCGAAATCCGCCGCAATACGCATGTATTGGCTGTTGAGCGTCTCGTGCTCCTGCTTTAGCGAACTCAACTCCTGCTCGAGTTGCTGCATCCGATCCGCAGGATCCACAGCTGCAGGAGCCTGTTCGGACGTCGCCTCTGGCGCATCAGGAGCGGGCTCCGGCGGTGCTGGAACAGCACCGGACTCAACAGTTTGGTCCTGCTCTGGGGTGGAGGCGTCGCCGCTCATGCTGACCGCTCAGGGATTGCTGTCTAGACATGTTGAAGGGCAACGCTCACCTCCCACAAGCTGCGGAAGCCCGCACCTCGGTCGCAACCCATGACTCTGACGCTGCCCACCCCCGATGCCGGCAACGCGGCGCGGCAGCGTTTCGCCCTTGAATTGCTGTTGCAACAGCGGGTTCCAGGGCCGGACCAGCTGCTGGCAAACCGCTACCTGCTGGCGATGTACCTGCCGATGTTCACCGTGTTTGATCAGATCCACTGAGCACTGCAGCGATGGCCTGGCCCGCTAACCAACCGCCGCTCCAGCAGGCCTGAAAGTTAAAACCGCCGGTTACACCATCCACATCCAGCAGTTCTCCGGCCAAGTAAAGACCGGGGCAGCGGCGGCTCTCCATCGTGGCCAGGTTGACGTCCCCCAGGGCGACACCGCCGGCGGTAACGAACTCCTCCCCGAACGGTCCACGTCCCTGGATCGGCACACTCTGCGCGCAGAGCAGCTCTACCAATCGACGCTCCGCCTTGATCGGCAGATCGGCCCAACGGCGTTCTGGCTCCACCCCAGCGATGGTCAAAAAGATCTGCCACAACCGCCGCGGCAAATGCTCGAACGGCTTCGCTGCTGAAAGAGTTCGCCGCGCCTGCTCCTGCCGCCATTGCTGCAATCGCTCGGTCAGCCCCGAACGACCCAACCCAGCACTCCAGTCCAGCTTCAGCTCGCCCTGATAGCGGTTCTGATGCAGGGCCCTGGCGGCAAAGGCTGAGAGCCGCAGCGTGGCCGGACCACTCAGACCGCGGTGAGTGATCAGCACCCGCCCGGTCTGGCGGAAGCGCTGGTTGCCCAGTTTCAAATCAAGGCCCACATCGTCGATGGCAATGCCACTGCAGGCCGTCAGAGCCGGTGCCTTCAGCGTGAGGCTGAACAGCGATGGCACCGGCGGCACCACCTGGTGACCAAGGGCTTCCGCCAGTTTTCGGCCACTGGGATGCCCCCCCGTGGCCAGCATCAAACAGCGCCCATGCAAAGGCTCAAGGCCGCGGCCCTCGAGCACAAACCCCCCCTCGGAGTGAACGCGCACCTGCTGGACCATGGCCTTCGTGCGCAGCTCGACACCTGAGGCCCTTGCCGCCTTCTGCAGGCACTGAATCACGGCCTCAGAACGGTTCTGCTGCGGAAACATCCGTCCATCGGGTTCCTCCACCAGGGTGAGCCCGTGCTCGTCAAACCAGGCAATCGCATCGCCACAGGCAAAGCGACTGAAGGGCCCCCGCAAGGGTCGACTACCACGGGGGTAATGGGTGGCCAGTTCACGGGGATCCCAACAGGCATGGGTCACATTGCAGCGACCGCCACCGCTGATTCGTACCTTCTGGAGGGGCTCAGGGGTGCCTTCCAGCACCAGCACATGCCGAACTCCCTGCTCGGCTGCACTGATTGCTGCCATGTACCCGGCAGGACCACCACCAACAACGATCAGATCAAGCGGGCTGAAAGCGGAGGGCGACACCGTTGTTGCAGTAGCGCTTGCCGGTGGGTCGTGGTCCGTCATTGAAAACGTGGCCCTGGTGCCCACCACAACGGCTGCAGTGGTATTCCGTGCGCGGCAGAATCAATTTGAAATCTACTTTCGTGGCGACGGCACCATCCAGGGGCTGCCAGAAGCTGGGCCAGCCGGTGCCGCTGTCGAATTTGGCCTCCGACGAAAACAACGCTGCATCACAACCGGCGCAGTGATAAGTGCCGGAACGCTTCTCTCCATTAAGCGGACTCGTGAAGGGACGTTCCGTTCCCTCATTGCGCAACACGTCATAGGCCTGGGGAGACAAACGCTCACGCCACTGCTCGGGATTGAGATCCCAAGAGGGATCGCCAGCGTTGGACGCCGCCAAAACAGGCTGAGGTCTCCAGAGACTGCCAAACACCCCTGCCATTGCCGCCAACAACAGCGATCGACGGGACAGAACGGCGGCACTCAAGCTCATCGACGCTGAAGCGGGAATCACGGGCGGTTCTAATGGATTGATGACTGCCGCCGGATCCACCGCTGCCTACCGCTTCAGTGTGGCGCCGATGCTGGATTGCACCGACCGCCATTTCCGGGTGCTGATGCGCCAGATCAGCCGTAGAGCCATGCTCTACAGCGAAATGGTGGTGGCCCAGGCGCTGCACCACAGCAAACGACGCAACAAGTTGCTGGATTTCGATCCGGTGGAACATCCCATCGCCCTGCAGGTGGGGGGAGACGATCCAGCCCTGCTGGCCGAGGCGGCACGACTGGCGCAGGACTGGGGCTACGACGAAATCAACCTCAATGTGGGTTGCCCCAGCCAGAAGGTGCAGGCCGGGAATTTCGGGGCTTGCCTCATGGCGGAGCCGGATCTGGTCGCCCGCTGTGTGGAGGCCATGGTGGACTCAGGGGAGCTCCCTGTGACCGTGAAACATCGGATCGGCATTGACGATCTCGACAGCGATGCCCTGCTGACGAACTTCGTGGATCGAGTGGCTCTAGCAGGGGCCAGCCGCTTCGCTGTTCACGCCCGTAAAGCCTGGCTGGAGGGCCTGGATCCCAAGCAGAACCGAACGATTCCTCCGCTGCAGCATGACCGCGTGGTGGCTCTCAAACAACGCCGCCCCGATCTGGTGATTGAACTCAACGGAGGGCTGGAATCCCCTAAAGACTGCCTTGAGGCACTGGAAGGGTGCGATGGCGCCATGGTGGGACGGGCGGCCTACAGCCATCCCCTGCGCTGGACCAACATCGATGCCTTGATTTTCGGGGAGGAGTCACGCCAAATCCTGGCGTCAGATGTTGTGGAGGGTCTACTTCCCCATGCAGAGGCTCATCTCGAGCGAGGGGGCCGGCTGTGGGACCTCTGCCGTCACTTAGTGCAACTCGTAGAAGGTGTCCGTGGTGCAAGGCACTGGCGGCGGGAGCTGGGGGAGAAAGCCCAGCGCCCCGGAGCGGATCTGGATGTGCTGCTCCAAGCCGGACAGCAACTTAAGGACGCAGGACTCTGATCAACGGCTGAGGTCAGCCCTCAGCTCCCCCGTAACCGGAAAAGTCATCGCCACCGCCGCTGGAGGATCCACGGCGACGACGGCTACGACCCTCGTCGTAGGCGTTGCCCTCGCCAGCGTTATCTCGGGCGCCATAGCTGCGATCTTCCCATCCCCTTGCACCAGAGGGGCGATCACCACCGCCGCCGTATCCACCACCGCCACCACCGCCGCCACGACGGGGGGCACTACCGCGGGGCTCCGCTTTGTTGATCCGGAGAGGACGGCCCATCAGTTCTGCACCCTGCAGGCCTTCAATGGCTGCTTCTTCGGTGGACTCATCAGCCATCTCAACGAAGGCAAAACCACGCTTGCGACCTGTGTCCCGCTCGAGGGGCAGCGCACAGTTGGTCACTTCACCGAACTGGGCAAACAGCTCGATCACATCTTCCTGCTCAGCGCGGAAGGGAAGGTTGCCGACAAAAATGCTCACGTTTTGCGTGGACCGGGTACGAAACAGTGGACCGATGAGGCCTTGAACATTGCCATCGGGCTATGACTCCGGAACGAAGTGACATAGCTCTGGCTGATTAAGCGTAGACCCGGTTATGGGTGTGAGTCATCCCACCGGTTGAGTTCCGTTGAAACGCTGTAACCAGCGCTGAAGCTGTTCATCAACACGCTCAAATCCCGTTCCACCTTCACTGCGACGGGCGGCCACAACGGCGCGGGGAGCCAGGGCGTCATGCAAATCCGCCTCAAAGGCCGGATGAAGTTCCTTCCAAGCAGTCAGATCAAGGTCCCGCAACAGACAACCCTGCTCGAGACAGCGCCGGACGACAGCGCCGACCAATTGATAAGCCTCGCGAAATGGAACACCGCGAGACACCAGATAGTCGGCCACATCCGTTGCATTAGAGAAATCCTGCTCCACGGCTTCATTGAGGCGCTCGACTCTGAAATCAAGGCCTTCCTCAAACAAAATCGCCATCGCCTCAACACAATCACGTGTTGTGCGGAAGGCATCAAACAGCGCCTCCTTGTCTTCCTGAAAATCCTTGTTGTAGGCCAGTGGAAGACCCTTAATCATGGTCAGTAATCCCTGGAGATGTCCGAAGACTCGCCCGGTCTTGCCCCGAACCAACTCAGGTACATCGGGATTCTTCTTCTGAGGCATGAGGCTGCTGCCCGTGGCACAGCGGTCGCTGAGCCGCACGAAGCCGAATTCCTCGGACGCCCAGGAGATCACCTCTTCGGCGAGACGGCTGAGGTGCACCATCACCAAGGATGCGGCAGCGGAGAACTCAACGCAGAAATCACGGTCGCTGACCGCATCGAGGCTGTTGGCATAAACCGCTGAAAAACCCAGCTCCTTCGCAGTGTGCTGACGATCAATCGGTACCGGCGTGCCCGCCAGGGCAGCAGCACCGAGCGGGCAAATATTCACGCGTTTCCGCACATCCTGAAGACGCTCGCGGTCGCGCTCCAACATCTCGACATAAGCGAGAAGATGATGGGCGAGACAGAGCGGCTGGGCCCGCTGCAGGTGGGTGTACCCGGGAATCATGGTGCGGCGATGACACTCCGCCTGGGTCAGCAGTGCCCCCTGCAACCGCTGCAGATCCTGATCCAGGCCATCCAGCCGTCGTCGCAGCCAGAGGCGTAGGTCAGTCCCAACCTGATCATTGCGGCTGCGTCCGGTGTGCAACTTCTTGCCCACCGGACCAAGCAAAGCAATCAGCCGGCGTTCCACAGCGAAGTGAACATCTTCATCAGCCAAACCCGGCTGGAAACTGCCGGATGCCGCCTCAGCACGAACCGTCTCCAGGCCCTTCACCAACTGCTCAGCTTCCGCCTCCGTGATCACTCCCACGCCGGCCAGCATCTGGGCATGGGCGATAGAACCATCGAGATCCTCCTGAAGAAGGGTCAGGTCAAAACCGATGGAGGCATTAAACGCCTCGATGAAAGGATGCAGACCCTGCTCAAAACGATCGCTCCAGGTGCCTGCAGCACCACCGGTCACCCCACCAGCCATCAATTCATCCGTCGATTTCCTCAGCTTGTCAGGCGATTGGCCGTCCCTGCACACTCGGCAACGTGACTGCTTCCGGAACTTTCAACACCACAAGCGAGGCGTCATCCTCCAGCTGACGATCCGGACCAACAAAACGGTCCAAGCGTTCAAACAGGCTTTCAAGAATTCCCTGCGCTCCCTGACCACTTCGACAGGCCGTTTCAAGGGCACGAATCAGCCGCGCCTCGTCGAAACGATCGCCGGTGATCCCCGATGCTTCGGTCACACCATCGGTGTAGTACAGCAAAACGTCTCCCGGTTCAAGGCGAACCTCGCCAAGGGCGAACTCAGCTTCAGGTTGGAGACCGATCAGAAGCCCAGCGGCATCGAGCCGCATGATCACCCGTCGCTCGGCGCGCCAAAGCAGGGGCGGGTTGTGGGCCGCATTGGCATAACGCAACCGCAGCGTACGCGGATCCAGATCGGAATAAAACAGCGTCACAAACCGGTGCGACTGCGCAAGGTCTTCCTGCGCCAGCTGGTTGAGGTCGTGGAGAATCCGATCCGGTGGCAGACCACTGAGAACCTCAGCGCGCAGCATCCCGCGCAACATCGTCATCAACAGCCCAGCAGGAACGCCTTTGCCCATGACATCACCCATCACCAGCGCCCAGCGACCCCGCTCACGGCGTCGGCCAATGAGTTCCGGACGGGTGGGAATGAAGTCGTAGTAGTCACCGCCCACCTGAAAAGCAGGCCGACAGCGCGCAGCCAGATCAACGCCCTCGATCACAGGGCAACGATCCGGCAACAACTGCGCCTGAATCTCTGCACCAATACTGAGTTGTCGATCCACCCGCTCATACCGACGGGCGTCCTGAAGCATCTGATCGTTTTCGATCGCAACACCAGCAAGATCCGCCACCAACTGAACGTGCCGACGATGCACCTCGGTCCAAACCAAAGAGCCGTTGCGGGCATAGACATAAAGACGGCCACGCGTCCGACCACGGGCCGTCACACACGTCGCGAACAAAGCCGCTTTGGGCAGGCAGCGTTGAACCAGACGGTCGAGCGCCAACAGCTGCTGATCGTCACTGCCAAAACCCACGGCAGATCCAGGTTCAAAGGCGGCTAAGCGCTGCAGCAGATCCTGGGACGGCTCAGCTGGACTCCCCTGCAACTGATCACGCCAGAGGCGACCATCCATCTGAAACGGAACAAGCAAGGCCCCCTCAACACCCACCAGGCGTGAGGCCACGACGGGCACAAGCTCAAGAAATCGCTGAAGGTTGGTGAAGCTGCGGAGGGCAAACCCCAGGGAGACCAACAGATCCTGATTGCGGAGCTGTTCGCCGCTGAGGCTGTCAAACAGCTGACGCAACGAAGCCATGGCCTCGGGCGAGGGGTGTCCAGTCCGCTGCGCAGAGCTGGGGTGACGTCCGGGCGGCTTGCTGCTCAACCTCGCACCCTTAGGGTCCGCAAGGTAGCAACGCTTCAACGTCCAGTCAGCAGAGCCTCAACGAATTCAAAACTGTTGAAGGGGCGCAGATCGCGGATTCCTTCCCCAGCGCCGATGAAACGAATCGGCAATCCTGCCTCAGACGACACCGCCAGGGCGACGCCGCCACGAGCTGTGCCGTCGAGTTTGGTGATTACAACGCCGGTGAGGCCGGCCGCCTTGGCAAAGGCCATGGCCTGGCGAAGCCCGTTCTGACCCTGACTTGCATCAAGAACCAGCAAGGATTCGACCTTCGCCTCCGGCGCCAAACGGTCGATGATCTTTCTGACTTTTTGGAGTTCCTCCATCAAGTTGTGCTTGGTTTGCAACCGTCCGGCGGTATCCACCAACAGCAGATCAGACTTGCGCGAACGAGCGGCGCCAATTGCATCGAAAACAACGGCAGCAGGGTCGGCATTGCTGCTGGGGTTTGACACCACAGGAACATCACTGCGCTCTCCCCAAACCTCAACCTGCTGCACGGCTGCAGCACGGAAGGTGTCTGCAGCAGCAATCAGAGCCGAATAGCCACTGCGAACAGCCAGATTGGCAAGTTTTCCCAGGGTGGTTGTCTTACCAACCCCATTCACCCCCACCATCAACCAGATATTGAGGCGATCCCGTTCCGGCGCCAGAAGATGAACACCACTGGCCTGGATCGGCTCGTCCAACAGGCCACGCAGCTGTTCCTTGAGGAAGCGAATCCCTTCCGCAGGATCAACGACCTCCTCATTCATCCGTTGACGGAGGGCATCCAGCACCTGATCGGTGGCCTGGACGCCAGCATCCGCTCTCAGCAAGAGAGTTTCGAGATCATCGAGAACCTCCGGTGTTAACGGGTCGTCACCGAGATTCTCCAAAAGGCTTGTAACAAAACCCTGACGGGTCTTTTCAAGGCCGCGGCGGAGCCGGCCCAACCAATCGATTTCCTCGAGGGAAACCTGATCGACCCGACGGCCCTGGGCCGCAAGCACCTCGGCAGACCAGGTGAAATCCTGATCAAAGTCACCCAGCTGCGGCTCTTCTGAGTCGAGAGCTGGCGCAGGGGTAGAAGCCAGCGTGGGTGCAGGGGGAGCCTCAAGAGCCCTGTCATCCAGATCCTGCTGTCGCTGCTGGCGCTGAGCCGCGGCCTGCTCCAGCAGCGACAGTCCGGGGGCTGGTACTGGAGAAGGTGTCGGTAAAGGTGCCGGACCTGGCGTTGGTGAAAGTGAAAGTGAGGGTTCTGGTTCTGGACTGGGCGCAGGGGTGGGCTTGGGGGCCGATTCAGCAACAGGAGACGCTGCCTGTTGCTGAGCCTTCAGGCGGGCATAGGCTTCACGGGCCCAAACCAGGGCTTCGTCTTCTTCCTCACTGGCTGCAGGAGCTGGAGTGGGCTCCGGCGCTGCTGAAACGGGAGCATCAATCCCACCAGCCGTCGGTTCCGGCTTCGGAGCGGGGGGTGGCGTCGGCGACTCCTCAGCCTGTCGTTCGAACCAGTTGAACACCATCAGGCCGATGCTTTCGATTGAGCGTCATGGAAGCGGCGCAACACGCCATTAATCATCCGGCGACCCTGCTCATCGCTATAACGGTTGGCCAGCTCAACCGCCTCGTTAAACGCCACTGGAGCAGGAGTGCGCAGGCTTTCCAGGTCAACGACAGCCAACCGGAGAATGTCGCGATCGATCCGCGGCAGTCGGGTCAGTCTCCAGCCCTCCATCACCTGATCGAGCCGTTTGTCGATGCCCTCGCGCTGGGTGAGCACCTTCTGAACCCGATCCATGGCGCCGCGGCGAATCTGCTCCTGGTCGCCAAGCAACAACAGCCGAGGCAAATCAAGACTGGCGGACAATCCATTCAGCACCTGTTCAGCGGAACTCAACGATTCGCGCAGATGGGTGCGGACGGTGTCATGGGTTCCGGTTTCACCCTGCTGCAACTCGCTATCCAGCAGGGACTGCTGCGCCTGATCGAGCTCTGCAGCACTGGTATCAAGCGACTCACGCCAGTGCTGGGTGAGGGTGTCGAGGGCCTGGTCCAGGATCAAATCAAGGGCCAGGTCAGCGACTGAAGCTGACTTCTGTTCCGGCACCTGACCAAGCACCAGCAAGGCCAGCTCTCGTGTAAGGGATCGTATCGCCATGACTCAGCTGGAAGGAGATGCAGAAGCCCGTAACTGGGCCATGAGGCTTGAAAAACTCCGATTCACAGGAGCTTCACGATCATCGGGGTTGACGATTCCGGCCGAAATGATCGTTCGGAAGGCTTCTTCAACGCTGATCTCAAGCTCTCGGACGGACCCCTCTGGAACAAGGGTGTACCAACCGGTGGTGGGATTCGGAGCGGTGGGGATGAACACACTCAACAGGGGCTCCTTCAGATCAGATTGAAGTGAAGGACCCACTTCCCCGGTCACAAAACCAACGCTGAACAATCCCTCCCGGGGGTACTCGACGAGAACAACGCGACGGAAGCGAGTGGAGTTGTCGCGGAAAAAGGTCTCAAGCAGCTGCTTCAGAGTCTTGTAAACCGATCCAGCCAGGGGAATCCGGCTCAAGGTGCCTTCACCGAACTCCAACAGCCAGCGACCCACAATGTTTCGGGCCATCAAACCGATCAGAAGGATGCCCATCAGAGGCACCGTGAGACCGAGAGCCAGATTGATCAGATCCTGAAGCAGTGGATTCAGGGTGATAAACGGATTGAACTGCTTCGGTATCGAGGTCAGGAAGGCCAGAACAAAGCGACTGACAATCGTTGACAGCCAAATCGTGGTCGCCAATGGAATGACCACCAGCAGCCCTGCAATCAGGTCGTTTTTTAGATCCTGCCGAAGCCTTGCGGAGAGCGGCAGATCAGGTCTGGGATTGGACTGGACCAAGGAGCTACTGCGCCCAGCTTTGAGTTAGTTCTGACCAACCTAACCAGCGGTCAGAGCACTGCCGTGAACGCGAGGAGCACAAACGCAATCGCAAGAACCACAGCCGTTATGGTTCCACCGATAAACCGCTGCTGAGATTCACGGGCCTGACCGGCCTCAACAGTCTTGAATTGGGCCTCTATCTGGGCAATCTGATCGTCCACCATCTTTTCGGCAGCCCGCAGCTTGTCGTCCTCGGTGGCATCGGCAGCGAGTTGACCGGCCTGGGCAAGCTGCTCACCCAAGGAGGTGACCTGCGCGGGATCGGCGCGGAATGCTCGGGCATCCTTCAAGGCTTCGCGACCCTGTTCCAGATTGCGCTGGAGAGCAATGTCACCCGCACCCCTATCCAGGGACATCGGCACGGCAACCACCATGCCGAAGGCCAACAGCCCTGAAAGGACAGCGATCAGGAGGCGCAGAGGACTGAGCTGCTGCTGAGGGTGATCCAGCCTTGATCCAATCAGGCAGATCAACAAACCGGCAAACCCCAGAGGAGCCAAAGCCACGAGCGGACCGGTGACCTGCGGGCGAGGAGCATCCGCACTCCAGTCGACGCCAACAAGAACAGCCAGCATCTGCAGGACGAGAATCACCACGAGGGTCAAGCCCAGCCAGCGCAGCAAAGGTGCAAGACGTCCTGTCTCAGTCCCGGTCACAGAGAAGATGCTGATGAGCGCTCAACCCTAAGGTCGATGAAAGGGCATGTCACCGATCAACAAACGCTGTTGAGTCAGGCTCTAAAGCACCGCGCCGGTGAGGAGGGCTTCAACCCCGTTGGCATTGCCAGGATCCCAGGAAGTCCACGGCTGCAGCTGCGCACGCAAGCCCTGCAGCGCTGGTTGGACCATGGCCATCAAGCCGACATGGCCTGGATGGCGGCCCCCCGACGGCGAGACCCCAGGCTGCTGTTGGACGGAGCCAACAGCGTGCTCGCCGTTGGCCTCAACTATTACGTCGACGCCCAACCCTCCCCCGGCTCCCTCAAGGTCGCACGCTATGGCTGGGGACGGGACTATCACCGGGTTGTGGATCAACGGCTGCGACGGATCGGCCGCTGGCTTTCGGAACAACGGCCAGATTGCGGCTGGCGCGCCTGTGTTGACGCAACACCTCTGCTGGACAAGGCCTGGGCTGAGGAAGCCGGCCTGGGCTGGATCGGCAAGCACAGCAATCTGATTCACCCCGAAAGGGGCTCGTGGATGGTGATTGGCCATCTGCTGACCACAGAGCCTTTGGACGCCGATCCACCAGCCCGCAGCCTCTGTGGACGCTGCAGCGCCTGCATCGATG contains:
- a CDS encoding RNA-binding protein, with product MSIFVGNLPFRAEQEDVIELFAQFGEVTNCALPLERDTGRKRGFAFVEMADESTEEAAIEGLQGAELMGRPLRINKAEPRGSAPRRGGGGGGGGYGGGGDRPSGARGWEDRSYGARDNAGEGNAYDEGRSRRRRGSSSGGGDDFSGYGGAEG
- the dusA gene encoding tRNA dihydrouridine(20/20a) synthase DusA, with amino-acid sequence MTAAGSTAAYRFSVAPMLDCTDRHFRVLMRQISRRAMLYSEMVVAQALHHSKRRNKLLDFDPVEHPIALQVGGDDPALLAEAARLAQDWGYDEINLNVGCPSQKVQAGNFGACLMAEPDLVARCVEAMVDSGELPVTVKHRIGIDDLDSDALLTNFVDRVALAGASRFAVHARKAWLEGLDPKQNRTIPPLQHDRVVALKQRRPDLVIELNGGLESPKDCLEALEGCDGAMVGRAAYSHPLRWTNIDALIFGEESRQILASDVVEGLLPHAEAHLERGGRLWDLCRHLVQLVEGVRGARHWRRELGEKAQRPGADLDVLLQAGQQLKDAGL
- the msrB gene encoding peptide-methionine (R)-S-oxide reductase MsrB; the encoded protein is MSLSAAVLSRRSLLLAAMAGVFGSLWRPQPVLAASNAGDPSWDLNPEQWRERLSPQAYDVLRNEGTERPFTSPLNGEKRSGTYHCAGCDAALFSSEAKFDSGTGWPSFWQPLDGAVATKVDFKLILPRTEYHCSRCGGHQGHVFNDGPRPTGKRYCNNGVALRFQPA
- a CDS encoding general secretion pathway protein GspE; the protein is MTLTLPTPDAGNAARQRFALELLLQQRVPGPDQLLANRYLLAMYLPMFTVFDQIH
- a CDS encoding PP2C family protein-serine/threonine phosphatase encodes the protein MSSKPPGRHPSSAQRTGHPSPEAMASLRQLFDSLSGEQLRNQDLLVSLGFALRSFTNLQRFLELVPVVASRLVGVEGALLVPFQMDGRLWRDQLQGSPAEPSQDLLQRLAAFEPGSAVGFGSDDQQLLALDRLVQRCLPKAALFATCVTARGRTRGRLYVYARNGSLVWTEVHRRHVQLVADLAGVAIENDQMLQDARRYERVDRQLSIGAEIQAQLLPDRCPVIEGVDLAARCRPAFQVGGDYYDFIPTRPELIGRRRERGRWALVMGDVMGKGVPAGLLMTMLRGMLRAEVLSGLPPDRILHDLNQLAQEDLAQSHRFVTLFYSDLDPRTLRLRYANAAHNPPLLWRAERRVIMRLDAAGLLIGLQPEAEFALGEVRLEPGDVLLYYTDGVTEASGITGDRFDEARLIRALETACRSGQGAQGILESLFERLDRFVGPDRQLEDDASLVVLKVPEAVTLPSVQGRPIA
- the dnaJ gene encoding molecular chaperone DnaJ, with the protein product MADFYDLLGVSRDVDPDSLKQAYRRMARQYHPDINKDPGAEDRFKEIGRAYEVLSDPQTRARYDQFGEAGLGGAAGAQDMGDMGGFADLFETFFQGFGGPGGAGGGRPRRQGPQQGDDLRYDLTIDFEQAVFGQEQEIKIPHLETCDTCGGSGAKAGSGPTTCGTCGGAGQVRRATRTPFGSFTQVAECPTCGGTGQVISDPCGSCGGQGVKQVRKKLRINIPAGVDTGTRLRVTGEGNAGPRGGPSGDLYVFLTVRNHPRLQRDGLNIFSEVKVSYLQAILGDTIEVETVDGSKELDIPAGTQPGTVLTLSNLGIPKLGNPVARGDQRVTVTVDLPKRISDVERELLEQLAGHHSARGKQHHHHNSGLFASLFGQKR
- a CDS encoding NAD(P)/FAD-dependent oxidoreductase, which encodes MSPSAFSPLDLIVVGGGPAGYMAAISAAEQGVRHVLVLEGTPEPLQKVRISGGGRCNVTHACWDPRELATHYPRGSRPLRGPFSRFACGDAIAWFDEHGLTLVEEPDGRMFPQQNRSEAVIQCLQKAARASGVELRTKAMVQQVRVHSEGGFVLEGRGLEPLHGRCLMLATGGHPSGRKLAEALGHQVVPPVPSLFSLTLKAPALTACSGIAIDDVGLDLKLGNQRFRQTGRVLITHRGLSGPATLRLSAFAARALHQNRYQGELKLDWSAGLGRSGLTERLQQWRQEQARRTLSAAKPFEHLPRRLWQIFLTIAGVEPERRWADLPIKAERRLVELLCAQSVPIQGRGPFGEEFVTAGGVALGDVNLATMESRRCPGLYLAGELLDVDGVTGGFNFQACWSGGWLAGQAIAAVLSGSDQTR
- the argH gene encoding argininosuccinate lyase, whose protein sequence is MAGGVTGGAAGTWSDRFEQGLHPFIEAFNASIGFDLTLLQEDLDGSIAHAQMLAGVGVITEAEAEQLVKGLETVRAEAASGSFQPGLADEDVHFAVERRLIALLGPVGKKLHTGRSRNDQVGTDLRLWLRRRLDGLDQDLQRLQGALLTQAECHRRTMIPGYTHLQRAQPLCLAHHLLAYVEMLERDRERLQDVRKRVNICPLGAAALAGTPVPIDRQHTAKELGFSAVYANSLDAVSDRDFCVEFSAAASLVMVHLSRLAEEVISWASEEFGFVRLSDRCATGSSLMPQKKNPDVPELVRGKTGRVFGHLQGLLTMIKGLPLAYNKDFQEDKEALFDAFRTTRDCVEAMAILFEEGLDFRVERLNEAVEQDFSNATDVADYLVSRGVPFREAYQLVGAVVRRCLEQGCLLRDLDLTAWKELHPAFEADLHDALAPRAVVAARRSEGGTGFERVDEQLQRWLQRFNGTQPVG
- the grpE gene encoding nucleotide exchange factor GrpE, coding for MSGDASTPEQDQTVESGAVPAPPEPAPDAPEATSEQAPAAVDPADRMQQLEQELSSLKQEHETLNSQYMRIAADFDNFRKRQSRDQDDMRQQLVCSTLTEILPVVDNFERARQQLNPEGEEAQALHRSYQGLYKQLVEVLKQQGVARMEVVGQEFDPNLHEAVLREESSEFAEDVVCEELQRGYHRDGRVLRHAMVKVSMGPGPSDPASAPAEAAPDQTVEEA